A genomic stretch from Desulfolutivibrio sulfodismutans DSM 3696 includes:
- a CDS encoding F0F1 ATP synthase subunit epsilon: MAQLLLEIVTPDKLVLSHSVDYVGAPGLLGEFGILPNHIPFLSALGIGSLMYKMSGKNHFVFVSGGFAEVSGNKVTVLAEVAEKPEDIDVERARKAQERAKARLDKAQENIDFARAQAALQRSILRMKVRDAA, translated from the coding sequence ATGGCACAGTTGCTCCTGGAAATCGTCACTCCGGACAAGCTTGTCCTGAGCCATAGCGTGGATTACGTGGGCGCGCCGGGCCTTCTGGGCGAGTTCGGCATCCTGCCCAACCACATCCCGTTTCTGTCGGCTCTGGGCATCGGCAGCCTGATGTACAAGATGAGCGGGAAAAACCACTTCGTCTTTGTCTCGGGCGGATTTGCCGAAGTCTCCGGCAACAAGGTCACGGTTTTGGCCGAAGTTGCCGAAAAGCCGGAGGACATCGACGTGGAGCGCGCCAGAAAGGCCCAGGAACGGGCCAAGGCGCGCCTGGACAAGGCCCAGGAAAACATCGACTTCGCCAGGGCCCAGGCCGCATTGCAGCGTTCCATCCTGCGCATGAAGGTGCGCGACGCAGCATAG
- a CDS encoding cell division protein ZapA, producing MPSYNLEILGLTLSFKTDAEPDRVEAARILVEERCKLLGSGGKALGKEKLLAFVALGLADDVLMSNQRLDDARARMVGLLKKIEE from the coding sequence ATGCCCAGCTACAACCTGGAGATCTTGGGCCTTACGCTCTCGTTCAAGACCGACGCGGAACCGGATCGCGTCGAGGCCGCCAGAATATTGGTGGAGGAACGATGCAAACTGCTCGGATCGGGCGGGAAAGCGCTCGGCAAGGAGAAGCTTTTGGCGTTCGTGGCCCTTGGATTGGCCGACGACGTGCTTATGTCTAATCAAAGGCTCGATGACGCGAGGGCGCGTATGGTCGGGCTTTTGAAGAAAATAGAAGAGTGA
- a CDS encoding F0F1 ATP synthase subunit delta, producing MTGNIIARRYAKALFSLGLGQGGDAVSAYGKDLEELAAVLEKAPELMRVFANPIFVASEKKAVLDGVLAKLAVSPMVRNFLGLLAEKERLAFLPEIAVYFRTLLDEAQGVVRGRLVTALNLAEARRDQIKSKLEAQTGKKLVLDFAVDPEILGGVMLKVGDKVLDASLRAQLQILKEQIKRGD from the coding sequence TTGACCGGGAACATTATCGCTCGCAGATATGCCAAAGCCCTCTTTTCCCTCGGGCTTGGGCAGGGCGGCGATGCCGTCTCCGCCTACGGCAAGGATCTGGAAGAGTTGGCTGCGGTCCTGGAGAAAGCGCCTGAGCTTATGCGGGTCTTCGCCAATCCCATCTTCGTCGCCTCTGAAAAGAAGGCGGTGCTGGACGGGGTGCTGGCCAAGCTCGCCGTAAGCCCCATGGTCAGGAATTTTCTGGGACTCCTGGCTGAGAAGGAGCGTCTGGCCTTCCTGCCCGAGATCGCGGTCTATTTTCGGACCCTCCTGGACGAAGCCCAGGGAGTGGTGCGCGGCCGGTTGGTCACCGCCCTGAACCTCGCCGAAGCTCGCCGGGATCAAATCAAATCCAAACTGGAGGCCCAGACCGGCAAGAAGCTGGTCTTGGACTTCGCTGTCGATCCGGAAATCCTTGGCGGCGTCATGCTCAAAGTCGGCGACAAGGTTCTGGACGCGAGCCTTCGCGCCCAACTGCAGATATTGAAAGAACAAATCAAGAGGGGTGATTAG
- a CDS encoding cell division protein ZapB, with amino-acid sequence MDIFEALEDRVERLLAKVKALEAENSSLRAELDVERQGRDAITTRIDSLLKRIQEEIA; translated from the coding sequence ATGGATATATTCGAAGCCCTGGAAGATCGCGTGGAGCGCCTTTTAGCCAAGGTCAAGGCCTTGGAGGCCGAGAACAGTTCCCTTCGAGCCGAACTTGACGTGGAGCGGCAGGGACGTGATGCGATCACCACCAGGATCGATTCGCTCTTGAAACGGATTCAGGAGGAAATCGCTTAA
- the atpD gene encoding F0F1 ATP synthase subunit beta: protein MSANIGKIVQVIGAVIDVEFPEGKLPSILNALDIKNTNNVYAPDLVVEVAQHLGDNVVRCIAMDSTDGLVRGMEATDSGAPIRVPVGKAALGRILNVVGRPVDEMGPVNTDVTMPIHRSAPAFVDQSTSIELLETGIKVIDLLIPFPKGGKMGLFGGAGVGKTVVLMELINNIAKHHGGLSVFAGVGERTREGNDLYHEFKDADILSKASLVYGQMNEPPGARARVALSALTCAEYFRDVEGQDVLLFIDNIFRFTQAGSEVSALLGRMPSAVGYQPTLGTDLGALQERITSTKKGSITSVQAVYVPADDLTDPAPATTFSHLDGTLVLSRQIAELGIYPAVDPLDSTSRILDPLVLGGDHYVTAREVQQILQKYKDLQDIIAILGMDELSDEDKLTVSRARKIQRFLSQPFFVASQFTGKEGRYVKLEDTIKGFKEIIEGKHDDIPEGVFYMVGDINEVIENAKKG from the coding sequence ATGAGCGCGAATATCGGAAAAATCGTGCAGGTCATCGGCGCCGTCATCGACGTCGAGTTCCCCGAGGGCAAACTGCCGAGTATCTTAAACGCCCTCGACATCAAAAACACCAACAACGTCTACGCTCCCGACCTGGTGGTCGAGGTGGCGCAGCACCTGGGCGACAACGTGGTCCGGTGCATCGCCATGGACTCCACTGACGGTCTGGTGCGCGGCATGGAAGCCACGGACTCGGGCGCGCCCATCCGGGTGCCCGTGGGCAAAGCGGCCCTGGGACGCATTCTGAATGTCGTGGGACGCCCCGTGGACGAAATGGGGCCCGTCAATACCGACGTGACCATGCCGATCCACCGTTCGGCCCCGGCCTTCGTGGACCAGAGCACCAGCATCGAGCTTCTGGAAACCGGCATCAAGGTCATCGACCTCCTGATCCCCTTTCCCAAGGGCGGCAAAATGGGCCTGTTCGGCGGCGCCGGCGTGGGCAAGACCGTCGTTCTGATGGAGCTCATCAACAACATCGCCAAGCACCACGGCGGCCTGTCGGTCTTCGCGGGCGTGGGCGAGCGGACCCGTGAAGGCAACGATCTGTACCACGAGTTCAAGGACGCCGACATCCTGAGCAAGGCCTCACTTGTTTACGGCCAGATGAATGAGCCTCCAGGAGCCCGTGCCCGCGTGGCGCTGTCGGCCCTGACCTGCGCGGAATATTTCCGCGATGTGGAAGGACAGGACGTGCTGCTTTTCATCGACAACATCTTCCGGTTCACCCAGGCCGGTTCCGAAGTCTCGGCGCTGCTTGGCCGCATGCCTTCGGCGGTCGGCTACCAGCCGACCCTGGGCACCGACCTTGGCGCCCTGCAGGAACGTATCACCTCGACCAAAAAGGGTTCGATCACCTCGGTGCAGGCCGTGTACGTGCCCGCTGATGACTTGACCGACCCCGCGCCGGCCACCACGTTCTCGCACTTGGACGGCACCCTGGTCCTTTCGCGTCAGATCGCCGAGCTTGGCATCTACCCCGCGGTGGATCCGCTTGACTCCACCTCGCGCATCCTGGACCCTCTGGTCCTGGGCGGCGACCACTACGTCACGGCCCGCGAAGTCCAGCAGATCCTGCAGAAGTATAAGGATCTCCAGGACATCATCGCCATCCTGGGCATGGACGAACTCTCGGACGAAGACAAGCTCACCGTGTCCCGGGCCCGGAAGATTCAGCGCTTCCTGTCCCAGCCCTTCTTCGTCGCCTCGCAGTTCACCGGCAAGGAAGGCCGCTATGTGAAGCTTGAAGACACCATCAAGGGCTTCAAGGAAATCATCGAAGGCAAGCACGACGACATTCCCGAGGGCGTTTTTTACATGGTCGGCGACATTAACGAGGTCATTGAAAACGCCAAGAAAGGATAA
- a CDS encoding F0F1 ATP synthase subunit B family protein — translation MKGFIKVTAVGALLVLAMAAVAWASAEGGEAHGLNWKDFGFRVINFVLVVGVIWKLAGKKMGDFFRGRRVQIENQLSDLETRKVEAEKRLKTIEASIANLEAEKRQIVDEYRKQGEALRDSIVAAAEEKAVAIKAQAAVTAEQETKLAVERLRAEMADMVVDAARGMLAGKLSEKDQDKLVDEYLTKVVFN, via the coding sequence TTGAAAGGTTTCATCAAAGTGACCGCCGTGGGGGCGCTGTTGGTTCTGGCCATGGCCGCTGTCGCGTGGGCGTCGGCCGAAGGTGGCGAGGCGCACGGGCTCAACTGGAAGGATTTCGGGTTCCGCGTCATCAACTTCGTTTTGGTGGTTGGGGTCATCTGGAAACTGGCCGGGAAAAAGATGGGCGATTTTTTCCGTGGCCGTCGCGTGCAGATTGAAAACCAGCTCTCCGATCTTGAAACCCGTAAAGTCGAAGCCGAGAAACGCCTAAAGACCATTGAGGCCTCGATCGCCAATCTTGAGGCTGAAAAACGGCAGATCGTGGACGAGTACCGCAAGCAGGGCGAGGCGTTGCGCGACTCCATCGTTGCAGCCGCCGAAGAGAAGGCCGTCGCGATTAAGGCCCAGGCCGCCGTGACCGCCGAACAGGAAACCAAACTGGCCGTGGAGCGTCTGCGCGCCGAGATGGCCGACATGGTTGTGGATGCCGCCCGGGGGATGCTCGCCGGGAAGCTTTCGGAGAAGGATCAGGACAAGCTGGTGGATGAATATTTAACAAAGGTGGTGTTCAATTGA
- the atpA gene encoding F0F1 ATP synthase subunit alpha: MQIKAEEISQIIEKQIQNYESRVEMSETGTVLSVGDQIARVYGVQNAMAMELLEFPGGVMGLVLNLEEDNVGVALLGEDTHIKEGDQVKRTGKIFSVPVGQAVAGRVIDPLGNPIDGLGPIESNETRNVEIKAPGIIARKSVHEPMYTGLKAIDAMTPIGRGQRELIIGDRQTGKTAVCLDAILAQKGQGVYCFYVAVGQKKSTVALVAETLRRYGAMEYTTIISATASEPASLQFIAPYSGCTMAEYHRDDGRHALIIYDDLSKQAVSYRQMSLLLRRPPGREAFPGDVFYLHSRLLERASKLNDKLGAGSLTALPIIETQAGDVSAYIPTNVISITDGQVYLEPNLFNAGIRPAINVGLSVSRVGGAAQVKAMKQVAGTLRLDLAQYRELAAFAQFGSDLDKATQLKLNRGARMVELLKQPQYRPMAVEEQVISLFAGTRGFMDDVPVDAVRKFEEGLLEFMRNAKSDVVAAIKEKKALDEALIASLGAAIEEFKKGFKA, from the coding sequence ATGCAAATCAAAGCGGAAGAGATCAGCCAGATTATCGAGAAGCAGATCCAGAATTACGAGTCTCGCGTGGAGATGAGCGAGACCGGGACCGTGCTGTCCGTCGGCGACCAGATTGCCCGCGTCTACGGCGTGCAGAACGCCATGGCCATGGAGCTTCTGGAGTTCCCCGGCGGCGTCATGGGTCTGGTGCTCAACCTGGAAGAGGACAACGTGGGTGTGGCCCTTCTGGGTGAAGACACGCACATCAAGGAAGGCGACCAGGTCAAGCGCACCGGGAAAATCTTCTCCGTGCCCGTCGGACAGGCCGTTGCCGGCCGGGTCATTGACCCCCTGGGCAACCCTATCGACGGACTGGGACCCATCGAAAGCAACGAAACCCGTAACGTCGAAATCAAGGCCCCGGGCATCATCGCCAGAAAGTCCGTGCATGAGCCCATGTACACCGGACTCAAGGCCATCGACGCCATGACCCCCATCGGCCGGGGACAGCGCGAGCTGATCATCGGCGACCGTCAGACCGGCAAGACCGCCGTGTGCCTGGATGCCATCCTGGCCCAGAAGGGACAGGGCGTGTACTGCTTCTACGTGGCCGTGGGTCAGAAGAAATCCACCGTCGCCCTGGTGGCTGAGACCCTGCGTCGCTACGGGGCCATGGAATACACCACCATCATTTCGGCCACTGCCTCCGAGCCCGCCTCGCTGCAGTTCATCGCGCCCTACTCCGGCTGCACCATGGCCGAGTATCACCGCGACGACGGCCGTCATGCCCTGATCATCTACGACGATCTGTCCAAGCAGGCCGTCTCGTATCGCCAGATGTCCCTGCTTCTGCGCCGCCCCCCAGGTCGTGAGGCCTTCCCCGGCGACGTTTTCTATCTCCACTCGCGCCTTCTGGAGCGCGCCTCCAAGCTCAACGACAAGCTGGGCGCCGGATCGCTGACCGCCCTGCCGATCATTGAAACCCAGGCCGGCGACGTGTCCGCGTACATCCCGACCAACGTCATCTCCATCACCGACGGTCAGGTGTACCTGGAGCCCAACCTGTTCAACGCCGGTATCCGTCCGGCCATCAACGTCGGTCTGTCGGTCTCCCGCGTCGGCGGCGCGGCCCAGGTCAAGGCCATGAAACAGGTCGCGGGCACCCTGCGCCTGGATCTGGCCCAGTACCGCGAACTGGCGGCCTTCGCCCAGTTCGGTTCGGACCTGGACAAGGCCACGCAGCTTAAGCTCAACCGTGGCGCACGCATGGTCGAGTTGCTCAAGCAGCCTCAGTACCGCCCCATGGCCGTCGAGGAGCAGGTGATTTCCCTGTTCGCCGGAACCCGGGGGTTCATGGACGATGTGCCCGTCGATGCCGTTCGCAAATTCGAGGAGGGTCTCCTGGAATTCATGCGCAACGCCAAAAGCGACGTGGTGGCGGCCATCAAGGAGAAGAAGGCGCTTGACGAGGCGCTCATCGCCAGTCTCGGCGCGGCCATCGAGGAGTTCAAGAAGGGCTTCAAGGCCTAG
- the rodA gene encoding rod shape-determining protein RodA codes for MSPIDRRLIVSVNWPLLILALAIFAVGVLNLYSASGFRMGEEVSLQSFFNKQIIWGGCGLFAMLLVVLVDYKHLGNVAWPLFFVTILLLILVLLTGRTVSGARRWIEIGSFNFQPSELAKFAVLILGAKLLAKRSEKLGWIELFAVVGLGLVPALLVVVEPDLGTGLNILLLLCGLILYRGISGPVFKSLLVAVPVLLPCGWFVLKPYQKQRILTLLDPEKDPLGTGYHIIQSRIAIGSGQMWGKGFLEGTQSQLRYLPEKHTDFALAVFAEEWGFVGCIALLVLFCFFLLQIYSTARTSKDRFGSFLAAGVFFYFFWQILINMGMVLGIMPVVGIPLPFISYGGSATIVNFCLVGIVVNVSMRRFVFKKS; via the coding sequence ATGTCCCCCATCGACCGCAGACTCATCGTCAGCGTCAACTGGCCCCTCCTGATCCTGGCCCTGGCGATCTTCGCCGTGGGCGTCCTCAACCTCTATTCGGCCAGCGGCTTCCGCATGGGCGAGGAGGTGTCGCTGCAATCGTTTTTCAACAAGCAGATCATCTGGGGCGGCTGCGGCCTGTTCGCCATGCTGCTGGTGGTCCTGGTGGACTACAAGCACCTGGGCAACGTGGCTTGGCCGCTTTTTTTCGTGACCATCCTGCTTCTGATCCTGGTGCTTTTGACTGGCAGGACCGTGTCCGGGGCCAGACGGTGGATCGAGATCGGCAGTTTTAATTTCCAGCCAAGCGAACTGGCCAAGTTCGCGGTGCTCATCCTTGGCGCCAAGCTCTTGGCCAAAAGGTCCGAGAAGCTCGGCTGGATCGAGTTGTTCGCCGTGGTGGGGCTGGGGCTTGTTCCGGCCCTTTTGGTGGTCGTGGAGCCGGATCTGGGTACGGGCCTGAACATCTTGTTGCTTTTATGCGGGCTCATTTTGTACCGGGGCATCTCGGGGCCGGTGTTCAAGTCCTTGCTGGTGGCCGTGCCGGTGCTTCTGCCTTGCGGCTGGTTCGTGCTCAAACCCTACCAGAAGCAGCGCATTCTGACGCTTCTCGATCCGGAAAAGGATCCCCTGGGGACGGGCTACCATATCATCCAGTCGCGTATCGCCATCGGGTCGGGGCAGATGTGGGGCAAGGGTTTTTTGGAAGGCACCCAGAGTCAGCTGCGATATTTACCTGAAAAACATACAGATTTTGCATTGGCGGTGTTTGCCGAGGAGTGGGGTTTTGTGGGCTGCATCGCCCTTTTGGTCCTGTTTTGTTTTTTTCTTTTACAGATTTACTCCACGGCCAGAACCTCTAAGGATCGCTTCGGCAGTTTTTTGGCCGCCGGGGTCTTTTTCTATTTTTTCTGGCAAATCCTCATCAACATGGGTATGGTTTTGGGAATCATGCCGGTGGTGGGAATCCCCCTGCCGTTTATCAGCTACGGGGGCAGCGCCACCATCGTCAATTTTTGTCTGGTGGGAATCGTCGTCAATGTCTCCATGCGCCGGTTCGTGTTCAAGAAATCGTGA
- the glmU gene encoding bifunctional UDP-N-acetylglucosamine diphosphorylase/glucosamine-1-phosphate N-acetyltransferase GlmU produces the protein MFAGVGGLVLAAGKGTRMHSETPKVLQTILGDPMLSYVLRACAPVCEDRLHVVVGHGADTVRQAFPEWEGRFVVQDRQLGTGHALATALPVLVAAGYGHVLVVNGDMPLLTTDILAGFVAKALEMDSDVAFATIELDQPGAYGRVVRTSDGVRIVEAKDHDPSRHGPATGEINAGLYLLRLSVIQRLVPLLRNENQSGEFYITDLVEMAAQSGGVVAAIKRGRDAALLGVNSPRELSQAEEALRAGRVDDLFDQGVLVRNPGQVRVGPRVTVAPGAEMTGPCELYGGTAVGAGTKVGSHVWIRDCTLAPGCEILPFSHLDGATVGPLCKVGPFARLRAGAVLCEEARVGNFVEVKKSVLGRGVKAGHLTYLGDAEVGAGTNVGAGTITCNYDGKNKHATVIGENAFIGSNTSLVAPVTIGADALIGAGSVITHDVPDGTLAVARGRQSNIMRKRPAS, from the coding sequence ATGTTTGCAGGGGTAGGCGGACTGGTTTTGGCTGCGGGCAAGGGAACCCGGATGCATTCCGAGACGCCCAAGGTGCTGCAGACCATCCTGGGCGATCCCATGTTGTCCTATGTCCTTCGGGCCTGCGCCCCGGTGTGCGAAGACAGGCTCCATGTGGTGGTCGGACACGGGGCGGATACGGTGCGCCAGGCCTTCCCGGAATGGGAAGGCCGCTTTGTGGTCCAGGACCGGCAGCTTGGAACCGGACACGCCCTGGCCACGGCCCTGCCGGTCCTCGTGGCCGCAGGATATGGGCATGTCCTGGTGGTCAACGGCGACATGCCGCTTCTGACGACGGATATTCTGGCCGGATTCGTGGCCAAGGCGTTGGAGATGGATTCCGATGTGGCCTTTGCGACCATCGAGCTTGACCAGCCAGGGGCCTATGGCCGGGTGGTTCGCACCTCGGACGGGGTGCGGATCGTGGAGGCCAAGGACCATGACCCGTCGCGTCACGGGCCTGCCACGGGGGAGATCAATGCGGGCCTGTATCTCCTGCGTCTGTCCGTGATCCAAAGACTCGTGCCGCTTTTGCGCAATGAAAATCAAAGCGGCGAATTTTACATCACCGATCTGGTGGAGATGGCCGCCCAGTCCGGCGGCGTGGTGGCGGCCATCAAGCGGGGACGGGACGCTGCCCTGCTGGGAGTCAATTCCCCCCGGGAACTGTCTCAGGCCGAAGAGGCCTTGCGGGCGGGCCGTGTGGACGACCTGTTCGATCAGGGGGTCTTGGTGCGCAATCCCGGACAGGTCCGGGTGGGGCCGCGGGTGACCGTCGCCCCGGGGGCGGAGATGACCGGTCCCTGTGAACTGTACGGCGGCACGGCCGTCGGGGCGGGGACGAAGGTGGGGTCCCACGTCTGGATACGCGACTGCACGCTGGCCCCGGGATGTGAAATACTGCCTTTTTCCCACCTGGACGGGGCCACGGTGGGCCCGCTGTGCAAGGTCGGCCCCTTTGCCCGCCTGCGGGCTGGGGCTGTCCTTTGCGAAGAGGCCAGGGTGGGAAATTTTGTGGAAGTCAAAAAGTCCGTCCTGGGCCGGGGCGTCAAGGCCGGACATCTGACCTATCTGGGCGATGCCGAGGTGGGGGCCGGAACCAACGTGGGGGCTGGAACCATCACCTGCAATTATGACGGCAAAAACAAACATGCCACGGTCATCGGCGAAAACGCGTTCATCGGCAGCAACACCTCCCTGGTGGCGCCCGTGACGATAGGTGCGGATGCGTTGATTGGCGCTGGTTCCGTCATCACCCACGACGTGCCGGATGGCACGCTTGCCGTAGCCCGGGGGCGTCAGAGCAATATCATGCGAAAACGGCCAGCGTCTTGA
- a CDS encoding F0F1 ATP synthase subunit gamma translates to MPALKDVKVKINAVKKTKQITKAMNMVASAKLRNAQARIERFRPYADKFYEMLGDLAKGADPSVHPLLEPHAEIKTVLLVVITSDRGLCGAFNNTITTMAQKLARKKAAEGKTVKVVCVGRKCRDAFRRSEFETVQAYVNEMNSFDFTLATRIGSEVIGGYVGGKYDEVVMCFGKFISLARQEPTQLTVLPLSPEEQADAPKETGGGLEYIYEPSVEGLLAELLPRFINVQLYRGLLDTSASEHAARMRSMDNATRNCDDLVSSLTLVYNKARQAAITKELMDIVGGSEALKG, encoded by the coding sequence ATGCCTGCGCTGAAAGACGTCAAGGTTAAGATAAACGCGGTCAAAAAGACCAAGCAGATCACCAAGGCCATGAACATGGTGGCCTCGGCGAAACTGCGCAACGCCCAGGCGCGCATCGAGCGCTTCCGGCCTTACGCCGACAAGTTCTACGAGATGCTCGGCGATCTGGCCAAAGGCGCGGATCCTTCGGTGCATCCGCTTTTGGAGCCGCACGCGGAGATAAAGACGGTCCTTCTGGTCGTCATCACCTCTGATCGCGGCCTGTGCGGGGCGTTCAACAACACCATCACCACCATGGCCCAGAAGCTGGCCCGCAAAAAGGCCGCCGAGGGCAAGACCGTCAAGGTCGTGTGCGTGGGACGCAAGTGCCGCGACGCCTTCCGCCGGTCTGAGTTCGAAACGGTCCAGGCCTACGTCAACGAGATGAACTCGTTCGACTTCACCCTGGCCACCCGGATCGGCTCCGAGGTCATCGGCGGATACGTCGGCGGGAAGTACGACGAAGTGGTCATGTGCTTTGGCAAGTTCATCAGCCTGGCCCGCCAGGAACCGACCCAGCTCACGGTGCTTCCCCTGTCCCCCGAGGAACAGGCTGACGCGCCGAAGGAGACCGGGGGCGGTTTGGAGTACATCTACGAACCGTCGGTGGAAGGGCTCCTTGCGGAGCTGTTGCCCCGGTTCATCAACGTCCAGCTCTATCGTGGACTGCTTGACACCTCCGCCAGCGAGCATGCCGCACGCATGCGGTCCATGGATAACGCCACCAGAAACTGCGACGACTTGGTGAGCTCGCTCACCCTGGTCTACAACAAGGCCCGGCAGGCGGCCATCACCAAGGAACTGATGGATATCGTCGGCGGTTCCGAAGCACTCAAAGGATAG
- a CDS encoding bactofilin family protein, translating to MGKNEINAFLGAGTSYQGRLTFHGIVRIDGEFDGDIVSDGTLMVGKSAKVSGRIQVARLFCGGLVEAEVAAAGKVVLHEGGIFRGVLRTPTLVVEDGAKIEGQVVMGDFSEPHAAISSAAAEQPG from the coding sequence ATGGGTAAAAACGAGATCAACGCCTTTCTCGGGGCCGGGACGTCCTACCAGGGTCGCCTGACATTCCATGGCATTGTGCGCATTGATGGCGAGTTCGACGGGGATATCGTCTCCGACGGCACGCTTATGGTGGGCAAATCCGCCAAGGTGTCGGGACGCATCCAGGTGGCCCGGCTTTTTTGCGGCGGCTTGGTGGAGGCCGAGGTGGCGGCGGCAGGCAAGGTGGTGCTGCACGAAGGCGGTATCTTTCGCGGCGTTTTGCGGACGCCGACGCTGGTGGTCGAGGACGGGGCCAAAATCGAGGGCCAGGTGGTCATGGGCGACTTTTCCGAGCCGCACGCGGCCATTTCATCCGCCGCCGCCGAACAGCCCGGATGA
- a CDS encoding F0F1 ATP synthase subunit epsilon, whose product MARKLLLEVVTPERLVLKQSVDYVGAPGLLGEFGLLPGHVPFLSALGIGNMMYKQDGRPHYLFVAGGFVEVSGDTVTVLAEVAELPEEIDLERAKKARQRALDRLEAERRERIDYARAKAALQRSIMRMKCREEATLAGSGSR is encoded by the coding sequence ATGGCCAGGAAATTGTTGCTGGAAGTGGTGACCCCGGAGCGGCTGGTTCTGAAACAAAGCGTGGACTATGTGGGCGCGCCGGGCCTTTTGGGAGAGTTCGGCCTTCTCCCCGGACACGTGCCGTTTTTGTCCGCCCTGGGCATCGGGAACATGATGTACAAGCAGGATGGACGGCCTCATTACCTGTTTGTGGCCGGTGGATTTGTCGAGGTTTCGGGGGATACGGTGACGGTCCTGGCGGAGGTTGCCGAACTGCCCGAGGAGATCGATCTGGAACGGGCCAAAAAGGCACGGCAGCGGGCCTTGGACCGTCTGGAGGCGGAACGGCGGGAGCGGATCGACTATGCCCGGGCCAAGGCGGCCTTGCAGCGGTCGATCATGCGCATGAAATGCCGGGAAGAGGCCACGCTGGCAGGTTCCGGCAGCAGATAA
- a CDS encoding ATP synthase F0 subunit B, translating into MIDLDYTFLVQLINFVLILILFNVLLVAPIRKIMKQRADFMGAQMESIEKFASSSDKKLADYEKALDDARKAATQDRLALKQQGLDQEKDILAKVGADVAESLGKARTEIASQTKVAKSALEAGVDAMATKAVGRILGGVA; encoded by the coding sequence ATGATTGATCTTGACTACACCTTTCTCGTCCAGCTCATCAATTTTGTCCTCATCCTGATCCTCTTCAACGTGCTTCTGGTGGCGCCCATCCGGAAAATCATGAAACAGCGCGCTGATTTCATGGGTGCCCAGATGGAAAGCATCGAAAAATTCGCCTCGTCGTCGGACAAAAAGCTGGCCGACTACGAAAAGGCCCTGGATGACGCCCGTAAGGCCGCCACGCAGGATCGCCTGGCCCTGAAGCAGCAGGGGCTCGACCAGGAAAAAGATATTCTGGCCAAAGTCGGGGCGGATGTTGCCGAGTCGCTCGGCAAGGCCCGCACCGAGATCGCCTCGCAGACCAAGGTCGCCAAGAGCGCCCTGGAAGCTGGCGTGGACGCCATGGCGACAAAGGCCGTTGGCAGGATTTTAGGCGGCGTGGCGTAG